Genomic DNA from Mucilaginibacter terrenus:
CTTGCTTTCTGAGATTAATTAGTTCAGTGTGAGTAGTATTATGGGAGTATATGGCATCTATTACAGCCACGCACCATTTTCTTAAAAATAGAAACTCTGCTTCTTGATGCGCGTTCATTTTTCGTTTCATAATTTATTTAGCAGTTGTAGCATAGCATCTTTCTCAGCCGGTAAGCTTGCAGTTCATATTCAACTGCGTAAGTACTTTTCAGCACCAAATTCGAAACAAAGATCTATTTTCTGATAAACCCAAAACCATAAAGGGCACAGCTACAAGCTCGCGCCAGCTAGGGGCTAGCAGGAGCACCAAAGATTGTAGTATGGCGACCATTGAACATAGATTTGTTCGATTAATTTGTCTGCCTCTTTATTATCTGCCCGCAAAGAGTTTCCATAAGGATCATTCATAAGGGTAAAATTGGCTTTGTCAACCATAATTTTATAAATCCTAGATTCAGGCATATCTATTTTGCTGTAGACTTTTGCCGAGAAATACGCTACTAGTACTTCAATAATTATATCAAAAGAATCCCAGTCTTCCAGTAAATTGAAGTAGATCGACTGCCCATCTTCACTTAGCACTACTTGCTCCATGTTATGCTTTATTTAATACCAACGGCTTTATCAGCTGAGGCGCGGCTTTTTTTGAGAAGATGCAATAATCTTTTCCATAAGTCATTATCCTCTGCCGGTGCGAGATTGCAGCCCTTATCCAAACTTTATAACTACAGTTCGGCACCAAATTAAGACGAAGATCTATCCCTTATAAACTCAAAAACGGGCACAGCTACAAGCTCGCGCTAGCGGGGGTATCTAAACTGTAATTCTGTTTTCAGATAATCCCGTTTCACCTGCCGCTTAGCCAAACTATACAAAATCTACTTCTTTATAAAAAAAGATCATAAAGGGCACAGCTACAAGCTCGCGCTAGCACGCTAATCTCGTCGTCGATTTTTATGAACTATACAAATCATTAGCTTTCCAGGTTTCAAAACGTAAATCATCTGAAATCTTGTTACCTAGAGCTCGGGTGAAGCGCTTGCCGGCATGATAAATATCAAGGTCAGGAAATACTTTGACAGCTTCGTCAAACGAGTGGAAGTGTTGTGAACCAGTTCCATTTTCAGTCAACTTACCGGAACTAACACCGCAAACAATGACCGGCAAAGTCAAAGCCCAGTCATCTAGCGATAGTGCTTGCCCATCTTCAAAGGCAACTTCTATAGTTGCTGGTGCTTGGTCGCGAACGATCTTAAAGCTACCCGGAATTGCATCCTTGAAACTAAATGTCATATCAACACTTATGGTAAATTCATGCTTCAAAAAAACAATTTCCTGCTCCAAACCCTTGAACAACCGCTCTTCTCCATGGAATATAAAATTTAACATCCAATACTTGAAAACCGCTGTTACTAAAAATTGCATTTGATAGATGGCTCCGTCTCTACCTACGCTTAAAATATCTTTTTCGGAGAGCTGGGCAGCTATAATATAGTGCTCCTGTATCTCTACTTCCCGCTTACTCGCAAATCCGATATAAGTGCGGTTTTTTAAAGCCTGCAGAATATGCTTTTCAATTTTATCCTTTTTAATACCTATTAGTTGGTCGGCAAAGCTGGTCATATCTTGTAAGCTTGCTTCGTGCCGAATTAAGATGTC
This window encodes:
- a CDS encoding PIN domain-containing protein, with the protein product MELESRNLFIDTQYLFSKGFNFESNEITSLIDLAAKGSIQVFMTDITNLEIVKKIKEQVQLAFFKINNSDSRILKSLPLYRKFLAVYSEEKSINALVSQYELFKTKCRITIISSGGIKFMQVFHDYVNEKPPFNSSSGKNRKAEFPDAFALATIKNWVKTNNTKAYLLSGDSDWQQFADNRHFFHLNELTAFIDILIRHEASLQDMTSFADQLIGIKKDKIEKHILQALKNRTYIGFASKREVEIQEHYIIAAQLSEKDILSVGRDGAIYQMQFLVTAVFKYWMLNFIFHGEERLFKGLEQEIVFLKHEFTISVDMTFSFKDAIPGSFKIVRDQAPATIEVAFEDGQALSLDDWALTLPVIVCGVSSGKLTENGTGSQHFHSFDEAVKVFPDLDIYHAGKRFTRALGNKISDDLRFETWKANDLYSS